From Macaca fascicularis isolate 582-1 chromosome 14, T2T-MFA8v1.1, a single genomic window includes:
- the ART5 gene encoding ecto-ADP-ribosyltransferase 5 isoform X35 — MLEHVAQAGLRGQRSARPSPRRYLLLAASATFRALILDPGSRAPGDRVQISLEPLETRTPAPLVPPSPGLLALTSPPGMALASLMMALGCLGLHTWQAQAVPILPLGLAPDTFDDAYVGCAEEMEEKAAPLLKAEMAHHALLRESWEAAQEAWEDRHRGLTLPPGFKAQNGIAIMVYTNSSNTLYWKLNQAVRTGGGSRELYMRHFPFKALHFYLIRALQLLRGGGGCSTGPGEVVFRGAFSVFPKEREVLIPPHEVFLVTRFSQDGAQSLVTLWSYNQTCSHFNCAYLGGEKRRGCVSAPGALGTGDLHMKKRRLQQP, encoded by the exons ATGCTGGAGCACGTGGCCCAAG CCGGACTCCGGGGACAGCGCAGCGCCCGCCCGAGCCCTCGGCGCTACCTCCTGCTCGCGGCCTCCGCAACCTTCAG GGCCCTAATCCTGGACCCCGGATCCCGCGCGCCTGGAGACAGGGTCCAGATCTCCCTCGAGCCCCTCGAAACCAGGACTCCAGCGCCACTGGTCCCGCCCTCACCCGGACTCCTGGCCCTCACGTCTCCTCCAGGGATGGCACTGGCGTCACTGATGATGGCCCtcggctgccttggcctccacaCCTGGCAG GCCCAGGCTGTTCCCATCCTGCCCCTGGGACTGGCTCCAGACACCTTTGACGATGCCTATGTGGGTTGTGCagaggagatggaggagaaggCAGCCCCCCTGCTAAAGGCGGAAATGGCCCACCATGCCCTGCTTCGGGAATCCTGGGAGGCAGCCCAGGAGGCCTGGGAGGACAGGCATCGAGGGCTCACCTTACCCCCTGGCTTCAAAGCCCAGAATGGAATAGCCATTATGGTCTACACCAACTCATCTAACACCTTGTACTGGAAGTTGAATCAGGCCGTGCGGACAGGCGGAGGCTCCCGGGAGCTCTACATGAGGCACTTTCCCTTCAAGGCCCTGCATTTCTACCTGATCCGGGCCCTGCAGCTGCTTCGAGGCGGTGGGGGCTGCAGCACAGGGCCTGGGGAGGTGGTGTTCCGAGGT GCCTTCTCTGTCTTTCCCAAGGAGCGCGAGGTGCTGATTCCCCCCCATGAAGTCTTCTTGGTCACCAGATTCTCTCAGGATGGAGCCCAGAGCCTGGTGACTCTCTGGAGCTATAATCAGACCTGCAGCCACTTTAACTGCGCCTATCTGGGTG GGGAGAAGAGGCGGGGCTGTGTGTCTGCACCAG GAGCCCTGGGAACGGGTGACCTTCATATGAAGAAGAGGCGCCTCCAACAGCCTTGA
- the ART5 gene encoding ecto-ADP-ribosyltransferase 5 isoform X27 has protein sequence MLEHVAQAGLRGQRSARPSPRRYLLLAASATFRALILDPGSRAPGDRVQISLEPLETRTPAPLVPPSPGLLALTSPPGMALASLMMALGCLGLHTWQAQAVPILPLGLAPDTFDDAYVGCAEEMEEKAAPLLKAEMAHHALLRESWEAAQEAWEDRHRGLTLPPGFKAQNGIAIMVYTNSSNTLYWKLNQAVRTGGGSRELYMRHFPFKALHFYLIRALQLLRGGGGCSTGPGEVVFRGVGSLRFEPKRLGDSVRLGQFASSSLDKAVACRFGNATLFSLTTCFGAPIQAFSVFPKEREVLIPPHEVFLVTRFSQDGAQSLVTLWSYNQTCSHFNCAYLGGEKRRGCVSAPGVQPVTI, from the exons ATGCTGGAGCACGTGGCCCAAG CCGGACTCCGGGGACAGCGCAGCGCCCGCCCGAGCCCTCGGCGCTACCTCCTGCTCGCGGCCTCCGCAACCTTCAG GGCCCTAATCCTGGACCCCGGATCCCGCGCGCCTGGAGACAGGGTCCAGATCTCCCTCGAGCCCCTCGAAACCAGGACTCCAGCGCCACTGGTCCCGCCCTCACCCGGACTCCTGGCCCTCACGTCTCCTCCAGGGATGGCACTGGCGTCACTGATGATGGCCCtcggctgccttggcctccacaCCTGGCAG GCCCAGGCTGTTCCCATCCTGCCCCTGGGACTGGCTCCAGACACCTTTGACGATGCCTATGTGGGTTGTGCagaggagatggaggagaaggCAGCCCCCCTGCTAAAGGCGGAAATGGCCCACCATGCCCTGCTTCGGGAATCCTGGGAGGCAGCCCAGGAGGCCTGGGAGGACAGGCATCGAGGGCTCACCTTACCCCCTGGCTTCAAAGCCCAGAATGGAATAGCCATTATGGTCTACACCAACTCATCTAACACCTTGTACTGGAAGTTGAATCAGGCCGTGCGGACAGGCGGAGGCTCCCGGGAGCTCTACATGAGGCACTTTCCCTTCAAGGCCCTGCATTTCTACCTGATCCGGGCCCTGCAGCTGCTTCGAGGCGGTGGGGGCTGCAGCACAGGGCCTGGGGAGGTGGTGTTCCGAGGTGTGGGCAGCCTTCGCTTTGAACCCAAAAGGCTGGGGGACTCTGTCCGCTTAGGCCAGTTTGCCTCCAGCTCCCTGGATAAGGCAGTGGCCTGCAGATTTGGTAATGCCACCCTCTTTTCTCTAACGACTTGCTTTGGGGCCCCTATCCAGGCCTTCTCTGTCTTTCCCAAGGAGCGCGAGGTGCTGATTCCCCCCCATGAAGTCTTCTTGGTCACCAGATTCTCTCAGGATGGAGCCCAGAGCCTGGTGACTCTCTGGAGCTATAATCAGACCTGCAGCCACTTTAACTGCGCCTATCTGGGTG GGGAGAAGAGGCGGGGCTGTGTGTCTGCACCAG GGGTGCAGCCAGTCACAATCTGA
- the ART5 gene encoding ecto-ADP-ribosyltransferase 5 isoform X41: MLEHVAQAGLRGQRSARPSPRRYLLLAASATFRALILDPGSRAPGDRVQISLEPLETRTPAPLVPPSPGLLALTSPPGMALASLMMALGCLGLHTWQAQAVPILPLGLAPDTFDDAYVGCAEEMEEKAAPLLKAEMAHHALLRESWEAAQEAWEDRHRGLTLPPGFKAQNGIAIMVYTNSSNTLYWKLNQAVRTGGGSRELYMRHFPFKALHFYLIRALQLLRGGGGCSTGPGEVVFRGVGSLRFEPKRLGDSVRLGQFASSSLDKAVACRFGEKRRGCVSAPGVQPVTI, from the exons ATGCTGGAGCACGTGGCCCAAG CCGGACTCCGGGGACAGCGCAGCGCCCGCCCGAGCCCTCGGCGCTACCTCCTGCTCGCGGCCTCCGCAACCTTCAG GGCCCTAATCCTGGACCCCGGATCCCGCGCGCCTGGAGACAGGGTCCAGATCTCCCTCGAGCCCCTCGAAACCAGGACTCCAGCGCCACTGGTCCCGCCCTCACCCGGACTCCTGGCCCTCACGTCTCCTCCAGGGATGGCACTGGCGTCACTGATGATGGCCCtcggctgccttggcctccacaCCTGGCAG GCCCAGGCTGTTCCCATCCTGCCCCTGGGACTGGCTCCAGACACCTTTGACGATGCCTATGTGGGTTGTGCagaggagatggaggagaaggCAGCCCCCCTGCTAAAGGCGGAAATGGCCCACCATGCCCTGCTTCGGGAATCCTGGGAGGCAGCCCAGGAGGCCTGGGAGGACAGGCATCGAGGGCTCACCTTACCCCCTGGCTTCAAAGCCCAGAATGGAATAGCCATTATGGTCTACACCAACTCATCTAACACCTTGTACTGGAAGTTGAATCAGGCCGTGCGGACAGGCGGAGGCTCCCGGGAGCTCTACATGAGGCACTTTCCCTTCAAGGCCCTGCATTTCTACCTGATCCGGGCCCTGCAGCTGCTTCGAGGCGGTGGGGGCTGCAGCACAGGGCCTGGGGAGGTGGTGTTCCGAGGTGTGGGCAGCCTTCGCTTTGAACCCAAAAGGCTGGGGGACTCTGTCCGCTTAGGCCAGTTTGCCTCCAGCTCCCTGGATAAGGCAGTGGCCTGCAGATTTG GGGAGAAGAGGCGGGGCTGTGTGTCTGCACCAG GGGTGCAGCCAGTCACAATCTGA
- the ART5 gene encoding ecto-ADP-ribosyltransferase 5 isoform X33: MLEHVAQAGLRGQRSARPSPRRYLLLAASATFRALILDPGSRAPGDRVQISLEPLETRTPAPLVPPSPGLLALTSPPGMALASLMMALGCLGLHTWQAQAVPILPLGLAPDTFDDAYVGCAEEMEEKAAPLLKAEMAHHALLRESWEAAQEAWEDRHRGLTLPPGFKAQNGIAIMVYTNSSNTLYWKLNQAVRTGGGSRELYMRHFPFKALHFYLIRALQLLRGGGGCSTGPGEEREVLIPPHEVFLVTRFSQDGAQSLVTLWSYNQTCSHFNCAYLGGELCMEEAGLAVGEEAGLCVCTSRGAASHNLRGPPLCPPGRPCSWPLGSSSSQGLGPETPTSAT, encoded by the exons ATGCTGGAGCACGTGGCCCAAG CCGGACTCCGGGGACAGCGCAGCGCCCGCCCGAGCCCTCGGCGCTACCTCCTGCTCGCGGCCTCCGCAACCTTCAG GGCCCTAATCCTGGACCCCGGATCCCGCGCGCCTGGAGACAGGGTCCAGATCTCCCTCGAGCCCCTCGAAACCAGGACTCCAGCGCCACTGGTCCCGCCCTCACCCGGACTCCTGGCCCTCACGTCTCCTCCAGGGATGGCACTGGCGTCACTGATGATGGCCCtcggctgccttggcctccacaCCTGGCAG GCCCAGGCTGTTCCCATCCTGCCCCTGGGACTGGCTCCAGACACCTTTGACGATGCCTATGTGGGTTGTGCagaggagatggaggagaaggCAGCCCCCCTGCTAAAGGCGGAAATGGCCCACCATGCCCTGCTTCGGGAATCCTGGGAGGCAGCCCAGGAGGCCTGGGAGGACAGGCATCGAGGGCTCACCTTACCCCCTGGCTTCAAAGCCCAGAATGGAATAGCCATTATGGTCTACACCAACTCATCTAACACCTTGTACTGGAAGTTGAATCAGGCCGTGCGGACAGGCGGAGGCTCCCGGGAGCTCTACATGAGGCACTTTCCCTTCAAGGCCCTGCATTTCTACCTGATCCGGGCCCTGCAGCTGCTTCGAGGCGGTGGGGGCTGCAGCACAGGGCCTGGGGAG GAGCGCGAGGTGCTGATTCCCCCCCATGAAGTCTTCTTGGTCACCAGATTCTCTCAGGATGGAGCCCAGAGCCTGGTGACTCTCTGGAGCTATAATCAGACCTGCAGCCACTTTAACTGCGCCTATCTGGGTGGTGAGCTGTGCATGGAGGAAGCAGGACTGGCAGT GGGAGAAGAGGCGGGGCTGTGTGTCTGCACCAG cAGGGGTGCAGCCAGTCACAATCTGAGGGGGCCTCCTCTCTGCCCCCCTGGAAGACCCTGCTCTTGGCCCCTGGGGAGTTCCAGCTCTCAGGGATTGGGCCCTGAAACTCCAACATCTGCCACTTAG
- the ART5 gene encoding ecto-ADP-ribosyltransferase 5 isoform X40 has protein sequence MLEHVAQAGLRGQRSARPSPRRYLLLAASATFRALILDPGSRAPGDRVQISLEPLETRTPAPLVPPSPGLLALTSPPGMALASLMMALGCLGLHTWQAQAVPILPLGLAPDTFDDAYVGCAEEMEEKAAPLLKAEMAHHALLRESWEAAQEAWEDRHRGLTLPPGFKAQNGIAIMVYTNSSNTLYWKLNQAVRTGGGSRELYMRHFPFKALHFYLIRALQLLRGGGGCSTGPGEVVFRGVGSLRFEPKRLGDSVRLGQFASSSLDKAVACRFGEKRRGCVSAPAGVQPVTI, from the exons ATGCTGGAGCACGTGGCCCAAG CCGGACTCCGGGGACAGCGCAGCGCCCGCCCGAGCCCTCGGCGCTACCTCCTGCTCGCGGCCTCCGCAACCTTCAG GGCCCTAATCCTGGACCCCGGATCCCGCGCGCCTGGAGACAGGGTCCAGATCTCCCTCGAGCCCCTCGAAACCAGGACTCCAGCGCCACTGGTCCCGCCCTCACCCGGACTCCTGGCCCTCACGTCTCCTCCAGGGATGGCACTGGCGTCACTGATGATGGCCCtcggctgccttggcctccacaCCTGGCAG GCCCAGGCTGTTCCCATCCTGCCCCTGGGACTGGCTCCAGACACCTTTGACGATGCCTATGTGGGTTGTGCagaggagatggaggagaaggCAGCCCCCCTGCTAAAGGCGGAAATGGCCCACCATGCCCTGCTTCGGGAATCCTGGGAGGCAGCCCAGGAGGCCTGGGAGGACAGGCATCGAGGGCTCACCTTACCCCCTGGCTTCAAAGCCCAGAATGGAATAGCCATTATGGTCTACACCAACTCATCTAACACCTTGTACTGGAAGTTGAATCAGGCCGTGCGGACAGGCGGAGGCTCCCGGGAGCTCTACATGAGGCACTTTCCCTTCAAGGCCCTGCATTTCTACCTGATCCGGGCCCTGCAGCTGCTTCGAGGCGGTGGGGGCTGCAGCACAGGGCCTGGGGAGGTGGTGTTCCGAGGTGTGGGCAGCCTTCGCTTTGAACCCAAAAGGCTGGGGGACTCTGTCCGCTTAGGCCAGTTTGCCTCCAGCTCCCTGGATAAGGCAGTGGCCTGCAGATTTG GGGAGAAGAGGCGGGGCTGTGTGTCTGCACCAG cAGGGGTGCAGCCAGTCACAATCTGA
- the ART5 gene encoding ecto-ADP-ribosyltransferase 5 isoform X13: MLEHVAQAGLRGQRSARPSPRRYLLLAASATFRVQISLEPLETRTPAPLVPPSPGLLALTSPPGMALASLMMALGCLGLHTWQAQAVPILPLGLAPDTFDDAYVGCAEEMEEKAAPLLKAEMAHHALLRESWEAAQEAWEDRHRGLTLPPGFKAQNGIAIMVYTNSSNTLYWKLNQAVRTGGGSRELYMRHFPFKALHFYLIRALQLLRGGGGCSTGPGEVVFRGVGSLRFEPKRLGDSVRLGQFASSSLDKAVACRFGNATLFSLTTCFGAPIQAFSVFPKEREVLIPPHEVFLVTRFSQDGAQSLVTLWSYNQTCSHFNCAYLGGELCMEEAGLAVGEEAGLCVCTSRGAASHNLRGPPLCPPGRPCSWPLGSSSSQGLGPETPTSAT, encoded by the exons ATGCTGGAGCACGTGGCCCAAG CCGGACTCCGGGGACAGCGCAGCGCCCGCCCGAGCCCTCGGCGCTACCTCCTGCTCGCGGCCTCCGCAACCTTCAG GGTCCAGATCTCCCTCGAGCCCCTCGAAACCAGGACTCCAGCGCCACTGGTCCCGCCCTCACCCGGACTCCTGGCCCTCACGTCTCCTCCAGGGATGGCACTGGCGTCACTGATGATGGCCCtcggctgccttggcctccacaCCTGGCAG GCCCAGGCTGTTCCCATCCTGCCCCTGGGACTGGCTCCAGACACCTTTGACGATGCCTATGTGGGTTGTGCagaggagatggaggagaaggCAGCCCCCCTGCTAAAGGCGGAAATGGCCCACCATGCCCTGCTTCGGGAATCCTGGGAGGCAGCCCAGGAGGCCTGGGAGGACAGGCATCGAGGGCTCACCTTACCCCCTGGCTTCAAAGCCCAGAATGGAATAGCCATTATGGTCTACACCAACTCATCTAACACCTTGTACTGGAAGTTGAATCAGGCCGTGCGGACAGGCGGAGGCTCCCGGGAGCTCTACATGAGGCACTTTCCCTTCAAGGCCCTGCATTTCTACCTGATCCGGGCCCTGCAGCTGCTTCGAGGCGGTGGGGGCTGCAGCACAGGGCCTGGGGAGGTGGTGTTCCGAGGTGTGGGCAGCCTTCGCTTTGAACCCAAAAGGCTGGGGGACTCTGTCCGCTTAGGCCAGTTTGCCTCCAGCTCCCTGGATAAGGCAGTGGCCTGCAGATTTGGTAATGCCACCCTCTTTTCTCTAACGACTTGCTTTGGGGCCCCTATCCAGGCCTTCTCTGTCTTTCCCAAGGAGCGCGAGGTGCTGATTCCCCCCCATGAAGTCTTCTTGGTCACCAGATTCTCTCAGGATGGAGCCCAGAGCCTGGTGACTCTCTGGAGCTATAATCAGACCTGCAGCCACTTTAACTGCGCCTATCTGGGTGGTGAGCTGTGCATGGAGGAAGCAGGACTGGCAGT GGGAGAAGAGGCGGGGCTGTGTGTCTGCACCAG cAGGGGTGCAGCCAGTCACAATCTGAGGGGGCCTCCTCTCTGCCCCCCTGGAAGACCCTGCTCTTGGCCCCTGGGGAGTTCCAGCTCTCAGGGATTGGGCCCTGAAACTCCAACATCTGCCACTTAG
- the ART5 gene encoding ecto-ADP-ribosyltransferase 5 isoform X36 has product MLEHVAQAGLRGQRSARPSPRRYLLLAASATFRALILDPGSRAPGDRVQISLEPLETRTPAPLVPPSPGLLALTSPPGMALASLMMALGCLGLHTWQAQAVPILPLGLAPDTFDDAYVGCAEEMEEKAAPLLKAEMAHHALLRESWEAAQEAWEDRHRGLTLPPGFKAQNGIAIMVYTNSSNTLYWKLNQAVRTGGGSRELYMRHFPFKALHFYLIRALQLLRGGGGCSTGPGEVVFRGAFSVFPKEREVLIPPHEVFLVTRFSQDGAQSLVTLWSYNQTCSHFNCAYLGGEKRRGCVSAPGVQPVTI; this is encoded by the exons ATGCTGGAGCACGTGGCCCAAG CCGGACTCCGGGGACAGCGCAGCGCCCGCCCGAGCCCTCGGCGCTACCTCCTGCTCGCGGCCTCCGCAACCTTCAG GGCCCTAATCCTGGACCCCGGATCCCGCGCGCCTGGAGACAGGGTCCAGATCTCCCTCGAGCCCCTCGAAACCAGGACTCCAGCGCCACTGGTCCCGCCCTCACCCGGACTCCTGGCCCTCACGTCTCCTCCAGGGATGGCACTGGCGTCACTGATGATGGCCCtcggctgccttggcctccacaCCTGGCAG GCCCAGGCTGTTCCCATCCTGCCCCTGGGACTGGCTCCAGACACCTTTGACGATGCCTATGTGGGTTGTGCagaggagatggaggagaaggCAGCCCCCCTGCTAAAGGCGGAAATGGCCCACCATGCCCTGCTTCGGGAATCCTGGGAGGCAGCCCAGGAGGCCTGGGAGGACAGGCATCGAGGGCTCACCTTACCCCCTGGCTTCAAAGCCCAGAATGGAATAGCCATTATGGTCTACACCAACTCATCTAACACCTTGTACTGGAAGTTGAATCAGGCCGTGCGGACAGGCGGAGGCTCCCGGGAGCTCTACATGAGGCACTTTCCCTTCAAGGCCCTGCATTTCTACCTGATCCGGGCCCTGCAGCTGCTTCGAGGCGGTGGGGGCTGCAGCACAGGGCCTGGGGAGGTGGTGTTCCGAGGT GCCTTCTCTGTCTTTCCCAAGGAGCGCGAGGTGCTGATTCCCCCCCATGAAGTCTTCTTGGTCACCAGATTCTCTCAGGATGGAGCCCAGAGCCTGGTGACTCTCTGGAGCTATAATCAGACCTGCAGCCACTTTAACTGCGCCTATCTGGGTG GGGAGAAGAGGCGGGGCTGTGTGTCTGCACCAG GGGTGCAGCCAGTCACAATCTGA
- the ART5 gene encoding ecto-ADP-ribosyltransferase 5 isoform X38, translating into MLEHVAQAGLRGQRSARPSPRRYLLLAASATFRALILDPGSRAPGDRVQISLEPLETRTPAPLVPPSPGLLALTSPPGMALASLMMALGCLGLHTWQAQAVPILPLGLAPDTFDDAYVGCAEEMEEKAAPLLKAEMAHHALLRESWEAAQEAWEDRHRGLTLPPGFKAQNGIAIMVYTNSSNTLYWKLNQAVRTGGGSRELYMRHFPFKALHFYLIRALQLLRGGGGCSTGPGEVVFRGVGSLRFEPKRLGDSVRLGQFASSSLDKAVACRFGEKRRGCVSAPGALGTGDLHMKKRRLQQP; encoded by the exons ATGCTGGAGCACGTGGCCCAAG CCGGACTCCGGGGACAGCGCAGCGCCCGCCCGAGCCCTCGGCGCTACCTCCTGCTCGCGGCCTCCGCAACCTTCAG GGCCCTAATCCTGGACCCCGGATCCCGCGCGCCTGGAGACAGGGTCCAGATCTCCCTCGAGCCCCTCGAAACCAGGACTCCAGCGCCACTGGTCCCGCCCTCACCCGGACTCCTGGCCCTCACGTCTCCTCCAGGGATGGCACTGGCGTCACTGATGATGGCCCtcggctgccttggcctccacaCCTGGCAG GCCCAGGCTGTTCCCATCCTGCCCCTGGGACTGGCTCCAGACACCTTTGACGATGCCTATGTGGGTTGTGCagaggagatggaggagaaggCAGCCCCCCTGCTAAAGGCGGAAATGGCCCACCATGCCCTGCTTCGGGAATCCTGGGAGGCAGCCCAGGAGGCCTGGGAGGACAGGCATCGAGGGCTCACCTTACCCCCTGGCTTCAAAGCCCAGAATGGAATAGCCATTATGGTCTACACCAACTCATCTAACACCTTGTACTGGAAGTTGAATCAGGCCGTGCGGACAGGCGGAGGCTCCCGGGAGCTCTACATGAGGCACTTTCCCTTCAAGGCCCTGCATTTCTACCTGATCCGGGCCCTGCAGCTGCTTCGAGGCGGTGGGGGCTGCAGCACAGGGCCTGGGGAGGTGGTGTTCCGAGGTGTGGGCAGCCTTCGCTTTGAACCCAAAAGGCTGGGGGACTCTGTCCGCTTAGGCCAGTTTGCCTCCAGCTCCCTGGATAAGGCAGTGGCCTGCAGATTTG GGGAGAAGAGGCGGGGCTGTGTGTCTGCACCAG GAGCCCTGGGAACGGGTGACCTTCATATGAAGAAGAGGCGCCTCCAACAGCCTTGA
- the ART5 gene encoding ecto-ADP-ribosyltransferase 5 isoform X39, translating to MLEHVAQAGLRGQRSARPSPRRYLLLAASATFRALILDPGSRAPGDRVQISLEPLETRTPAPLVPPSPGLLALTSPPGMALASLMMALGCLGLHTWQAQAVPILPLGLAPDTFDDAYVGCAEEMEEKAAPLLKAEMAHHALLRESWEAAQEAWEDRHRGLTLPPGFKAQNGIAIMVYTNSSNTLYWKLNQAVRTGGGSRELYMRHFPFKALHFYLIRALQLLRGGGGCSTGPGEEREVLIPPHEVFLVTRFSQDGAQSLVTLWSYNQTCSHFNCAYLGGEKRRGCVSAPGVQPVTI from the exons ATGCTGGAGCACGTGGCCCAAG CCGGACTCCGGGGACAGCGCAGCGCCCGCCCGAGCCCTCGGCGCTACCTCCTGCTCGCGGCCTCCGCAACCTTCAG GGCCCTAATCCTGGACCCCGGATCCCGCGCGCCTGGAGACAGGGTCCAGATCTCCCTCGAGCCCCTCGAAACCAGGACTCCAGCGCCACTGGTCCCGCCCTCACCCGGACTCCTGGCCCTCACGTCTCCTCCAGGGATGGCACTGGCGTCACTGATGATGGCCCtcggctgccttggcctccacaCCTGGCAG GCCCAGGCTGTTCCCATCCTGCCCCTGGGACTGGCTCCAGACACCTTTGACGATGCCTATGTGGGTTGTGCagaggagatggaggagaaggCAGCCCCCCTGCTAAAGGCGGAAATGGCCCACCATGCCCTGCTTCGGGAATCCTGGGAGGCAGCCCAGGAGGCCTGGGAGGACAGGCATCGAGGGCTCACCTTACCCCCTGGCTTCAAAGCCCAGAATGGAATAGCCATTATGGTCTACACCAACTCATCTAACACCTTGTACTGGAAGTTGAATCAGGCCGTGCGGACAGGCGGAGGCTCCCGGGAGCTCTACATGAGGCACTTTCCCTTCAAGGCCCTGCATTTCTACCTGATCCGGGCCCTGCAGCTGCTTCGAGGCGGTGGGGGCTGCAGCACAGGGCCTGGGGAG GAGCGCGAGGTGCTGATTCCCCCCCATGAAGTCTTCTTGGTCACCAGATTCTCTCAGGATGGAGCCCAGAGCCTGGTGACTCTCTGGAGCTATAATCAGACCTGCAGCCACTTTAACTGCGCCTATCTGGGTG GGGAGAAGAGGCGGGGCTGTGTGTCTGCACCAG GGGTGCAGCCAGTCACAATCTGA
- the ART5 gene encoding ecto-ADP-ribosyltransferase 5 isoform X24: protein MLEHVAQAGLRGQRSARPSPRRYLLLAASATFRALILDPGSRAPGDRVQISLEPLETRTPAPLVPPSPGLLALTSPPGMALASLMMALGCLGLHTWQAQAVPILPLGLAPDTFDDAYVGCAEEMEEKAAPLLKAEMAHHALLRESWEAAQEAWEDRHRGLTLPPGFKAQNGIAIMVYTNSSNTLYWKLNQAVRTGGGSRELYMRHFPFKALHFYLIRALQLLRGGGGCSTGPGEVVFRGVGSLRFEPKRLGDSVRLGQFASSSLDKAVACRFGNATLFSLTTCFGAPIQAFSVFPKEREVLIPPHEVFLVTRFSQDGAQSLVTLWSYNQTCSHFNCAYLGGEKRRGCVSAPGALGTGDLHMKKRRLQQP from the exons ATGCTGGAGCACGTGGCCCAAG CCGGACTCCGGGGACAGCGCAGCGCCCGCCCGAGCCCTCGGCGCTACCTCCTGCTCGCGGCCTCCGCAACCTTCAG GGCCCTAATCCTGGACCCCGGATCCCGCGCGCCTGGAGACAGGGTCCAGATCTCCCTCGAGCCCCTCGAAACCAGGACTCCAGCGCCACTGGTCCCGCCCTCACCCGGACTCCTGGCCCTCACGTCTCCTCCAGGGATGGCACTGGCGTCACTGATGATGGCCCtcggctgccttggcctccacaCCTGGCAG GCCCAGGCTGTTCCCATCCTGCCCCTGGGACTGGCTCCAGACACCTTTGACGATGCCTATGTGGGTTGTGCagaggagatggaggagaaggCAGCCCCCCTGCTAAAGGCGGAAATGGCCCACCATGCCCTGCTTCGGGAATCCTGGGAGGCAGCCCAGGAGGCCTGGGAGGACAGGCATCGAGGGCTCACCTTACCCCCTGGCTTCAAAGCCCAGAATGGAATAGCCATTATGGTCTACACCAACTCATCTAACACCTTGTACTGGAAGTTGAATCAGGCCGTGCGGACAGGCGGAGGCTCCCGGGAGCTCTACATGAGGCACTTTCCCTTCAAGGCCCTGCATTTCTACCTGATCCGGGCCCTGCAGCTGCTTCGAGGCGGTGGGGGCTGCAGCACAGGGCCTGGGGAGGTGGTGTTCCGAGGTGTGGGCAGCCTTCGCTTTGAACCCAAAAGGCTGGGGGACTCTGTCCGCTTAGGCCAGTTTGCCTCCAGCTCCCTGGATAAGGCAGTGGCCTGCAGATTTGGTAATGCCACCCTCTTTTCTCTAACGACTTGCTTTGGGGCCCCTATCCAGGCCTTCTCTGTCTTTCCCAAGGAGCGCGAGGTGCTGATTCCCCCCCATGAAGTCTTCTTGGTCACCAGATTCTCTCAGGATGGAGCCCAGAGCCTGGTGACTCTCTGGAGCTATAATCAGACCTGCAGCCACTTTAACTGCGCCTATCTGGGTG GGGAGAAGAGGCGGGGCTGTGTGTCTGCACCAG GAGCCCTGGGAACGGGTGACCTTCATATGAAGAAGAGGCGCCTCCAACAGCCTTGA